A single genomic interval of Penaeus vannamei isolate JL-2024 chromosome 21, ASM4276789v1, whole genome shotgun sequence harbors:
- the LOC138865562 gene encoding uncharacterized protein yields the protein MGSPLSVLAQLFMETLEADHYRNIVGRSVDDILAVVPTRTNLPDLLDRLSAVHPSIQFTTEEGNEQLPFLDTMIHGRPDGSVFSVYRKPTNKDETIHYFSAHSKKTKEGVVIGFFLQALRLCRPEFLEGEMQHVCNTFQHLHYPRFMLTHLRRKAEKIMSRPRGEDNQNKTENNHPSLGIN from the coding sequence atgggttcaccactttcagttcttgcccagctgttcatggagacCCTCGAGGCTGATCACTATCGAAACATTGTGGGAAGGagcgtggacgacatcctcgctgtagtaccaaccaggacgaacctgccggATCTCCTCGACAGACTCAGTGCAGTACACCCCTCCATacaattcaccacagaagaagggaatgaacagctccctttcctggacaccatgatccacggAAGACCAGATGGCTCGGTATtttccgtgtacagaaaacccaccaataaagatgaaaccattcattatttttctgctcatagtaagaagacaaaagaaggcgtggtcattggtttcttcctccaaGCCCTCAGATTATGCAGGCCTGAGTTTTTGGAGGgggaaatgcaacacgtctgcaacaccttccaacacctccattatcctcgcttcatgctcacccacctccgacgcaaggccgagaagatcatgagtaGACCAAGAGGTGAAGACAACCAGAACAAGACAGAGAATAATCATCCCTCACTTGGAATTaactga